The sequence GTATAATCTAATTTCTTTAATCGGCAGTCTATCAATGTTATTTAAAATAGCCTGTATAATTCCTGGTGTGTAAGTACTGCCTCCTCCTGCAATGGTAATCTTCAAATTATCTTTTTTCATTTTTATCCAACCTCTCTGTAATTGATATACACATATTATATGTCCTACCTATCCGGAAAGCGATACCAATATTACTAATAGGGCATTAGTTCTAAAAAACTAATTTTTTCCAAAACATGGAATTTTTTCCAGCCTATTCCACTACCACTTTAAAATTATGCTATTATAGTTATATTCATTACTTTTGGAGGTGTAAGAGTGAGCTTAGAAAAAATTATCAATGCCAATCGATCCAAGCTAAGCGAAAACGATTTAGATATTTTAGGCTATATTTTAGCCAATAAAGAAAGTGTCGTTCATATAGGAATTCATGACTTATCTCTGCAATCTCACACATCAAAATCTACAATCGTCCGACTAACCCAAAAACTTGGTTTTTCTGGTTTTTCAGAATTTAAATACTATCTAAAAAATGAAAAAAAGAAAGAAATACTTCCAGAAAAAAATAATTTGTCCTTGCTTGAAAGCGATATCAAAGAAACGATGTCTTTAATCACTCAAACGAATATGCATCCTTTCTGTGAAGCAATTTCTTTGGCAAATAGAGTTTTTATTTATGGTACTGGTTGGGGAGAAAAAAAAGCTGCAGATGATTTCACACGTAATTTCATGTCTTGTAACGTTTTTATTATTCCTATTCCTTCTGTTACTGAACTAAATTGGAATATTGATTCTTTTACTAAAAATGATCTTGTTATTTTCATTTCATTTAGTGGGGAAAATTTAGAATTAGAAGACAATATTACTAAACTAAAATTACACGGTGTCCCTTTTTGTTCCGTTACTCCGTTACGCCAAAATTACTTATCCTCACAAGCCACCTATAAGCTCTATTATCAATTTACTCAGTTAAAAATTGATAATGATCCTGATAAAGAATACAATTTTTTCATCACTTTGAACATAGTAATCGATTCTTTATTTCGCTTTTATTTAGATAATTACTTTTAATTTCATTATCAATCTATAAAAAGTATACATTGTTTTTTTCTTAGACATAAAAAGGGTTGCCGGTTTAGTTTATCTAAACCAGCAACCCTTTTATTTTTTATCGTTTACTCTACTTCAAAAATGTCTTCAACGACTCGTTCAACGTAACGCGCTCCGACTACGGATGCATATAAGTTGACGCCTTCATTTTCAAATAAATCCAAAGCAATGATGTCGTCCATCGCTTTTTGTGCATCGATAGATGTTAAATCTAAAATCGGATCCTGCACGCTCATTGTTTTTGCTTTGCCTAAACTGGTATTGAATCTTAATTCTAGTGTTTTTGCCATTGTAATTCTCCTCCTTTGAGTTAGTTTGATGTGATAAAAAACTTATCCATTGAATCCTGTATTTGGTCTTTGATGTTAAACAGCTCGTGCACTTTGTTAACGGTTGTAACGGTATTCTTCGACGACTACTGTATAAGAAGCCGGCATGATGGTTAATGCTTCCACAGCACTGGTAAAGCCTTCTACTTGTTCTGGTGTTACCCCTTGAATTGTATCTGAGTAATTGCGTTTAATGAACTTTTCATTAGCAGCATCCTCGAAGTAAATAGCAACCGCGCCTTTATTCCATTCTTTTTCCATGATGAATCCCTCCTGTTTTAATAGTTTGTAAGGTTTGTCATGACTGCTTACACCAGTAATAACGAATGCGCCCTTTGGTGTGTTACCTCATTCTTTTAAAAAGACTAAAAAATGCTCAAGTTTTTTATGAATGTTCTTTTTCCATTGGTAAATGGTCTTGCGGCTGACTTGGTTTTTCTGGGCAATCTCCGTGACGGATAATTGATGGACGACCGCATCGATCAAATACCCTTGCTCTTTGGCCGTCAACAACGGCAGCATGTCTTTGAACAGTTCCATTTCCAGCCAATCCGCTTCAAACTGTGTTGGAGTATCAGGATAATTCTCTTCCATAAACTCTGGCCAAGCCGATTCGTTCTGAGTAACCCGTTTTTGTTTTTTCCGGATATCCCGAATGTGCCATTGGATTTTTCTAAACGCAAAACCGCCAAATGGATACATATGGTCCGGATCTTCTGGGTCTTGCGGAAACGTCTCATAGGCTTCAACTAATTTTAACAGGCCTTGCTGCACATAATCATCATAATCGGGATACGAACGAAGCACGCCTTCTTTTTTTAACGCACCAAATACGATCCCGGAATGCCGTTCAAAAAATGCGGCTTCCTTTTCTACTGCCAATTTCCTCAGCATATCGATCATTCCTTAAAAGAGTGTTACAAGGCCTTGTACACGTATAGAATAGCCGAAAGATACCGGTTTCGACAAAAGCCTAAACACAGCTGAAAAGACAGCAAAAAGGAAAAACAGAACCAGTATGCTGGCAAATCGTTCCAGTTTGCATCAAACTCTTTCATTTTCATAAAAAAACAGCTCATAGCAACGAATACTTCTCTCTAAAAAGAGCAAACGATTAAAAAACGGTAATAATTTAATGATAATTAAAAAACAGCTGATTTTTAAATTGAAATCGGTTACAATCTAAGCATGTTAACTTTTTAACAAAAAAAATGATTAGAAATGAGGAACGAGTATGATAGTAGATTTTCAGAAACAACAGGCATTGAAATACTTTGGAAAGGGAAAAAACGTCTATGAAAAGATAAAACACAACCAATCAAATAGCCTGGGTACACATCCTGAAAAAAAGTGTCGCTTCTATGAAGAATCGTCTTCCTATGATTTCTCTGCCCAGCAAAGACTAATCGAACCTTTAATGATCGCAGAGCAGAATATTCAAATCCTGCTCGATATTAGTTTTGAACACCATTGTATCTTGCCAGACCATGAAACCTTTTATGTAATGGATATTAGTCGCTTTTCCGCATCGCCATTCAATACAGTAGTATTCCAGCTAAACCAAGCACCACTAAAGACAACCGAGTATTCCCACACTGTTATGGATCGTTACTTTGAATACAAAGGAATTCCCTATGATTATATCCGTCTCCTTGGGAACAGCATCGGTATCAAAAAGTGTTGTCCTTATGTATTAGGCGAAGAAATCTTTGTACCTGAAAAAGGTGCCCTCTCTTCTGACATGAATACGAGTTGGTATGGATTGCACCACGTTTTACGCAGTGAGAAAAATACCAAAGACGGTTTGACTTATTTGGTGTGCCGCAACCACCATCGCTTAGTGCTGCCTATAGGAAAGCGCAGCTATCAAAAGCAGCTGAATCGAGCAGCCAATCTTGCTTACATTCAACAGCTTTTTATCAATAGAATGATGCATTCTTTTGATTTGACTGTCTATTCTACTCCTGAAAAAGAACGAAACGTGGTTCAGCAAAGACTGCAGCTTTATGCGACGAATTTCCCAGATTGCTTTACCTTTCAAGACTATTTTGATTACTTAAATTATTTTAAAACTCATGAACAGTTAGTTTTAATATTAGGCGATGGAGATCCCTATATCGAAGAAATCATGGATTCCTTTAAACTGCCGCCTTTTCCCTTCAAATTTTGACTTGGATAAGGCACTAAACTGAACCTCTCATCTCTTTGAGATGCAAAAAAATAAAGCAACAAAAGAGGGAATGTCTCCGCCTTTCGTTGCTTTTACTGTTTTAAAGATCTGCTGTTTGTCTAATAAACCTTAGTTTGATACTGTTTCCCTTTTAGACTTTCTTTAATTAGTACTTGATGAGCAAGAGGTTGCTTGCTTTCCGCTACCTCTGAAGTTAATTCGCCCATTTTCAAACACGTTTGGTAGAAACTTTCTGCTTCTTGTTCTGTATCAAACACATAAGTATGTGCCAATTCCTGACTTTCTGCATAATGCAGCACTACTTCTTTTCCTTCTACATACCCACTGAAATAACCTGAAAAAACATCTTGATTTTCCATTCTATTCCTCCCTGTTTTCTATTTTTTAGATGTATGTGAATAAATTTCATAAGGCTCTTATTTTAAAGCGGTTACATCATCAATAAAAAGCTCTAAAAATCTATCCGCTTTTATGATACCGCTTATTTCCTAAATACACTAGGGATTATGTTCGTTTATTAAAAAAGGTTAATCTGAGATAAGTCGACGACCGTTTTAAATGTATTATCTTGATATAATAAAGGAGTAGAAAGTTAAGACGGTGGCTATCTTTGAAAGGTGGTGGTGCTTATGGAAATAAGTGCTGAAATCTCAGAAAGGAGAAGCCTTTTGTCAGTGACAGAATCTTTACAATTCATGATTGGTTTTGGAAGTCTTTTAATTTTCTTAATTAGTCTAGTAGTTGTTCTGATAACGCAAAATAACGACAAAAAAATAACCGTCTATAAACTTTAGCGAGTTAACGGTTATTTTTAACGCTGTAAATTTGCTACCGTCTTAAACGGTTCTACTTTTGAGGGCATGTATCCAGCATGTCCTCTTTTCTATTATTATTGTATCATTTTACCATGAAATAAACAAACCTATCAAACTATTTTTGGTATTTTTTCGTGGGTAAAATAATTTTGAAGCAAAAGCAGGAGTAAAGAGAACAGTTGGTCTAGGAAGTTCGGAATCGAGACAAACTACTGCTAAAAAGTAGTGTGCTTGCCTCAAAACAACAAGATCGGGACAAACTACCGCTAAAAAGCAATGAGTTAGTCCCGAAAGCATAAAAACAGAAAAAACCATTTTATTAACTATGCATTTTCCCCAGAGCCAAGGTTTTTTCTCTTTTTAAAAGGTTCAATCTTTCTCTTCCACCGTATACAGTTTCCCGTTAAAATCAACGATTACTAATTCTCCATCTTGAGTTACGCCAAATGACGAAATCATCAAATCCGTATCCGCCAATTCTACGTTTTTACCTTCAGTTGCTTCATCGGGCTTCCATAACGCCCAAACCTTACCAGAAACAAAATCGCCATAGATATAGCTGCCGGTTAAACTTGGATTTTCTTTGCCAGGATAAACATACCCACCAGTGATGGACTGTCCTTCTGCATGGTCGTACTCAAAAATAGGATCTCTTAATTCAGTTGGATTTACAGTTCCAGCTGGGTTAAATTCATTGGTTCCTTCTTTCAAATTCCATCCATAGTTCAGTCCATTTTCAATCCAATCGATTTCTTCAATGGTATTCTCCCCGACATCTGCTAACCAAAGCCGATCCTTTTCCGTATCGAAACTAAAACGCCATGGATTCCGTAAGCCATAAGCATAGATTTCTTCGCGGTAGTCGTCTGTATTGGCTGTAAAGGGATTATCTGCCGGTATCCCGTAAGCTTGCCCATTATTGGATTGATCAACATCGATGCGCAGCAATTTGCCATAGAGTTCGTTTAAGTCTTGCGCGTTTCCTTCTGGGTCTCCGCTTCCTCCACCGTCGCCAACGCCAATATACAAATAACCATCTGGACCAAATGCTAGATGTCCGCCGTTATGATTGGCGTAAGGTTGCGGAAAGGTCAACACAGTCGATTCCGTTTCCATCTTTACTTCAAGCGTTTCTGGATCTGCTTCAAATCTAGCAATCACTGTACCGTCATTGGAAGTATAATTCACAAAAAAATAACCGTTTTGGTCGAAATCGGGATGAAACGCCAGTCCTAAAAGACCCATCTCATTTCCTTCCATATTGATTTTACTGCTTAAATCAATAAAGGTAATTGTTTCTTTAGTATCCATTTTGTTTTCAAAATACCGGATCTTCCCCGTTCGTTCCACTACAAAAGCTGTATTGTCTTGATCATTGGTTGTTGTGTAATACAACGGCTCTTCAAACATCAAATTCGGATAAGCCTCTACCACTTCGACACTTGCTGGCTCAAATTCTTTTTCTGTCGTTGTTTTGGACTCCGCATTTTCTGAACTAGACACTTCCGATTGAGAAACAGAGGCTTCGGTTTGAGAACTCTCTTGCATTTCATCCACACGGGAACAAGCCACCAACACTAAAGGAACTAGCAATAGCCATTTCTTCATCTTTTTCATAGAGCTATTTCAATGTATAACCCTATGCACTCCTTTCTCTTTTAGGGAAGTAAGGACGGAGAATCTTCGTAAAGGGCTTTGTCACAACTGAAACGGGTAACGTTTTCTATTAATGCTACTATACCAAATGCTTTTTTTCCGTTCAACTATATGACCTAAGCAATACTTAACCTTAAATTTGTAGAAAGCATTGAAAAAGACCTTCATAAGATTGAAGGCCTTTCGATTAATTTATCTACCATTAAAGATTTAATCAGCGTTCTCAAACTGACTTAAAGGCATTTCAGTAGGTTTTTGCTGTTCAAAAACTGTAACCGTTGAAACATCGTGTTTCTCTAATAACGCAATGGCGTCATCAAAATGAAAACCGTAATACGCAGCAACATAGAGCTAAGTTATTCCACTTTTTAGCCTGAACCAAAAAAGCACATGTCATGGTGGATTAATACCGGCCATGGCACGTGTCTAATTTCTAAAATGAGATATGGACTAAAATTTTTAACCAACCTCATGAGATAGTAATTTTTTCTCAATCATTACTTCTTGACAAACGAACTAGATTAAACCTTAAATTTCTTTTTTATCAAAAAATAAATTCATATCTGTTTTATCAGCATCATGAGCTAAAGCTTCTTCAATCATGTCTTGAATTTGTAACATTTTAGCTTTGTCAAAAAATGGAACTGAAACATAAAAATCATTACCAGCTCTTTGAATAATTAATACAGTTAACATACCACTCCCTAATACACCAACACCAATAAGCAAGAGAATTAAACCAGCTAAAAAGCTATCTCCTAGCATAGAAAGAGAAATAAATATTAAGATAATTCCAATAATAATGGGTTTGATTTTATAACTTGTAGACATTCTAGTTGAACTTATATTCTTCAATGGAATAGACTGGTCGTCTTTACCAGCTGGAATAAACCCTAAAATAGTATTTGCTCCACGAACTTTAACAAACCTTGAATCAACAGAGATAAACCCTTTTACCCAAAAAAATAATAATGACAATGAATATTCTATCTTTTTACCCAAATGAAACACTCCCTTATAATTTAATAAAAGAACTGATACTTATATCAAGTTCTTATCTTTCTAATAACAAAAGCACCCATTTGTTGTACTTTAAATTCTTAGAAATTGTTTTTCAATAAATATAACTTGTGGTTTCTAAACAAATACTATAAAAAATTTAACTCAATCACAGACACTTTAGAATCTAGGTTGGCAAAATAACATTTATTTTTAACAGAAGGAATTTCTTTTTACGCAAAATTCTTAAAGATACCCCTGATCCTAAATATGTGTCTTCTACAAGAAGAGATATGTATTTTGATTATTTTTTTTATTTATTATCAGATGATGATCGCCAACATTATTTGAGTGATTTAAAAACTGATTATTAATTTTCTCGTTTTTAGTTAATTCATCTCCTTACGCATGTAGTTCAATTTTTTTAAATTCACATCAATACTATGCTTTCATCTGTTATTAGAATTTACAACAATTATACTTATTGCATATTAATTATATAACACTTTTTATAAAAATACTGTTATTTTTATAAAATAATCTATTATGCCTAAAAATTATTATTTTAACTTTTGTGCAGTAAAAAAACGTCCCTATCTCCAATCCAATAATTTATAGAAGTAACTTATCAAGTTGGGCATTGAAAAATATATACGACAAATAAAAAGAGAAAAAGACTCTATTATAGATAAGAGCCTTTTTCTTTAATTTATCTATTACTAGAGAATTATTTAACGTCTTTAAACTGACTCGAAGACAGTTCAGCAGGTTTTTGCTGTTCAAAAACCGTCACAGTTGAAACGCCATGTTTCTCTAATAACGCAATGGCGTCATCAAAATGAAAACCGTAATACGCAATAGAGTGAGCATCTGATCCTAGAGAAAAAGAGTTTCCACCCAATTCCAGATACCAGCTGATCATTTGTTCATAGAGATCCACATTGCCGTATTGGTACATGCTGCGCGTATTCAATTCAAAAGCCATATTTTTATCGATAACTGTTTGCAAAACTTTTTTCAATATCGATTGATGCTCTTGCAACTCTTCTACTGAAACTTCAAATAAACGAATGCCGTAATCAAAGTGGCTCAGTACATTAGCTGTTGGAAAATTCTCCACTGCTTTTAACAACAAAGGGAAGTATTCGTTCATCACGTCTTGAACTTCTTTTTCTTTGACGATAGGCTGCAGAAAATCGTATTCTCCATTTTGGTGCACACTCAACAGCTGCACATCAAAGTCTTTTCCAATTAAGTAGTCTTGAATTTGCTGGTGAGAATCTTTGGTGTACCCTATTTCAATGCCTTTGCGAATCCGATTATTGTACTGTGCATTTAGTTCATCGATGGTTTTGCTGTATTTTTCATAATCCAGTATGGTGTCTTTTCCGCTGAAAGGATCATTGAAGTCCAAATGCTCCGTCGTCACAATAGGACCAGATGTCTGTTTTAAATATTCCTCAAACACTTCAGACGCGTCCGGTGAGAAATAAGTGTGCATATGCTGATCGTATATAGCCATGATTTACTCTCCTCCACTTCAAATTAAAAAGCAGACAAGTAACTATCTGCCCTTATTAATGACCTTACTGGTATTTTGATTAAACTTCAAGGCAATTGCGCTTTTCAAAACTCAAATGAACGTCTTCTCCAACTTTAAATAAGTTAAACGAGCGATACAATTCATCTACCCGCAAATTTATTCCCGAACAATCGACATAGTAACTTAATATATTGCCGCTGGTCGATTGGTCCACTATTTTCCCGTATAAAGCATAGCGTTCCTCATCCGGCTCAAAAGGCATTTTAGAGGAATCGATCACTTCTGGTCGAATGGCTATGCTGGCCCCATTTGTTCTTCCGGAAAACTGTTTGAACTGTTCAGGTGCCAAAACATTATAGTTGCCCATAAAAGAAGCGACAAAATGGGTTTTGGGGTGCGTATAAATATCGGTCGGCTTGCCAGACTGTTCCACTTTACCTTGGTTCATAACATGAACCACATCAGATAGGATCATGGCTTCGTCTTGATCATGCGTGACAAAAATCGTTGTAATGTTCAGTTCTTTTTGAATGCGGCGGATCTGTTTTTGCAAACTTTTGCGCAATTGGGCATCAATAGCCGATAACGGTTCGTCCAGCAGCAAAACTTTCGGTTCATTAACGATCGCACGCGCCAAAGCCACGCGTTGTTTTTGTCCGCCAGACAATTCTTTCGGGTATTTTTTCTCTTTCCCTTTCAAATCTACGATATCGATCATCCGCGCTACTTTTTCTTTAATGCTCGCTTTCGCTTGTTTTTGCATTTTTAAGCCAAAAGCAATATTTTCTTCGATCGTCATATTGGGAAAAAGCGAATATTGTTGAAAAACCATGCCAATCTCACGCTTACCAGGCGGCAAATTGGTGATGTCTTTGCCATTGATGGTGATCGTGCCGCTGTCCAAGCTTTCAAAACCGGCTAATGAACGAAGCAGCGTAGACTTTCCGCAACCAGAAGGCCCTAGCAAGGTAACCAAATGGCCTTCTTCAACCGATAAAGATAAGTCTTTTAAGACTAAATTTTCTCCATCATACGATTTTTGAATATTTTTAAACTCGATATAACTCATGCTTTGCTCTCTCCTTTTCTGCTGAACTGCCAATTTTCACCGCTTTAACGGCTTGTTTTTGTTTAGCTGATTTCCGTTTGGTTTTTGTGTCTTTATTCAATTGATTCACGCCAAAAGACAACCCAAGCATCACGAGGAACATGATCACTGAAACCGCGCTGGCTGCATGTCCGGATGATCCTCGGATTTCATTCAAGTAGATCCCCATTGTTTTGTAGTAGCTTCCTGCTAAAATATTGACCAATACAAAGTCTCCGAATAAAATTCCTATGGACAACAACATAGTTGCGAATAATCCTTTCATCATGCTGGGAACCACAATTCTAAAATAAGCATAGACTTTGTTGGCTCCTAGAATTTCCGCAGCTTCCAAAATTGGCAGCACTTCAATCGTTAACAAGGCGTTCTTGATGCCTTGATACATGTACGGCAAGATAATGATGCAATACGCGCAAATGAGCAGCAAAATCCGGTTGGATAAAATCCCTCCTCCACCGGTATACAGCGAAAGAATACTGACCGCTAATATCACACCTTGGATTCCATAAGGTATTTTCGATAAAATATCTAAGTACTTATCCAACTTAGGAAAGTAAACTTGCACGGCGTACATCGCTAAAAGCAATAGCACTAGTAAAATCACCGTCGGCACCACCGCAATCACTACTGTCCGCAGCAATACCGGCAGCAGCTGATTGTCGCCCGTAAACAATTCAGCGTAAAATGATAACGTGAATCCTTTTGGAACGATGCTCGTGAAGTCTCTGAAGAGGGAGTTTAAAAGAGTTCCAATCAGCGGCAAGACTAGAACAAATGAGAGGATAAACAGAATCGCATTGCTGACCCATGGATGTTTTTTCTGCATACTAGCCTTCCTTTCGCATTTTTTTCAATAAATTGGTGCTGATGACCGTCATCACGCTCATTAAAAGCAATAAGATCACTGACAGCGCACTGCCCAGTTCAACTTGCTGAACAACGTCTCCCGTAAACATAGCCGAAATTCGAATCGGCAATAGAGCGTAGTTATTGCCCATCAAAGCATACGGCGTAGCGTAAGCGGCTAATGCATTTGAAAAGAGTACGGAAAAGGTTCCAAATATGCTCGGTAAAACAATCGGAATGCCCACACGCATCCAAAAGCTGAATTGAGAAGCATTCAGCAGCATAGCGGCTTCTTTGTATTCTTGGTGGATCGCATCAAATGACGGATACATCAACAACGTTGCCAACGGAATTTGAAAATAAACAAACGTCAGCAGAATACCTGTGCTGGAATACACATCGAAGTTTGCTAAAAAATCAACGCCCATTTGCTGTCCGATCAATACCAATACTCCAGCATTTCCCAGCAATATAATAAACGCAAAAGCCAATTGGATGCCTTGAAAATTTGACGTCATATTGATGAGGTTGATAAAAAACCGTTTCACTTTTGGTGTCGCATGATGGATAGCGTAAGCCCCCAGAACAGCAACCACTAAACCGATCAGCGAAGAAAAGACCGCGATCATTAAACTGTTGCGAATGGACATCATGTAATAGTCGCTGGCGAAAATACTCGTAAAGTGATCCAGCGTAAAGCCGCTGGTTCCAATGGGCGAAACGCTGTTGATCACAATGCTCAGCAATGGCAAAAGTTCAAACAACACGATCAGTACCATAAACGGCAGTAAAAACAATAGATAGGTTAAATTTGTTTTTTTGACGGTCACAACATTCTTCCCCCTTAAATAAATGTCAACTCCTGCATCGCGGCGCTTTTCCCAATGCCCAATAAGTGACACAGCAGCGGAGCCATTTGCAATTGCGGCACAACCGTTTCTCGGTAATCGCCAGCAGCGACTTGTTCAGAAAAGAGATACAACGGAACCTTTCTCTCGTCATCCGTTACGCCATTGTGAGTACAGTATTCATTCATGCCATGATCCGCCGTCACAACGACTTGATACCCTTTTTCGAGCCAATCCATCAGATAATTGGACAAGATGGCGTCTATCGTGACAGCTGCCTGGACATACTCTTTGCTTTGCGAACCGAACTTGTGCCCGATATCATCAATATTCATCGAATGGATCAGTGTATAATCGGTTTGCTTCTCGCGGATCAAATACGCACCATCCGCCATCAAATGATTGTCCGGGTAATGGTCTTCAAAATAAAACAACCCGTTTTGAATGGCGTGTTCCGTATCCAGTTGAATGCGGTCAGTCAGTGGATCAAACGGAGCTTTATTGTACAGTTCGCTTACCCAATGGTAGCTGGCAGCTCCTGTCTTCAACCCTGCTGCTTTTGCCAATTGAAACACACTGGCTTCTTTCGAACGTTTTACCGTTCCATTCGACACAATGCCATTCAGATATGTCGGCACTCCCGTTTGAATAACTTCATACAGCGGTCTAGATTGTGCCGGTAATTCTGCTTTTACCGTATACGCGGCACACTGCTTGTTTTCAATTAAATGTTCCAGAAAACCCATGTTCGTATGAGCTGTTCTGGCATTTAATCCATCTAATACGATTAAAATCACTTTGTTCATTTCTTTACACTCCCAAACCGATTGATTAGTTGATTTTCGTTAAAACTTCTTCTTGCCATGTTTGGCCTAATCCAGCTGCTGCTTTATCCCAA is a genomic window of Carnobacterium sp. CP1 containing:
- a CDS encoding sigma-70 family RNA polymerase sigma factor — its product is MLRKLAVEKEAAFFERHSGIVFGALKKEGVLRSYPDYDDYVQQGLLKLVEAYETFPQDPEDPDHMYPFGGFAFRKIQWHIRDIRKKQKRVTQNESAWPEFMEENYPDTPTQFEADWLEMELFKDMLPLLTAKEQGYLIDAVVHQLSVTEIAQKNQVSRKTIYQWKKNIHKKLEHFLVFLKE
- a CDS encoding ABC transporter permease gives rise to the protein MTVKKTNLTYLLFLLPFMVLIVLFELLPLLSIVINSVSPIGTSGFTLDHFTSIFASDYYMMSIRNSLMIAVFSSLIGLVVAVLGAYAIHHATPKVKRFFINLINMTSNFQGIQLAFAFIILLGNAGVLVLIGQQMGVDFLANFDVYSSTGILLTFVYFQIPLATLLMYPSFDAIHQEYKEAAMLLNASQFSFWMRVGIPIVLPSIFGTFSVLFSNALAAYATPYALMGNNYALLPIRISAMFTGDVVQQVELGSALSVILLLLMSVMTVISTNLLKKMRKEG
- a CDS encoding DUF2922 domain-containing protein — translated: MAKTLELRFNTSLGKAKTMSVQDPILDLTSIDAQKAMDDIIALDLFENEGVNLYASVVGARYVERVVEDIFEVE
- a CDS encoding putative holin-like toxin, with product MEISAEISERRSLLSVTESLQFMIGFGSLLIFLISLVVVLITQNNDKKITVYKL
- a CDS encoding histidinol-phosphatase HisJ family protein, encoding MAIYDQHMHTYFSPDASEVFEEYLKQTSGPIVTTEHLDFNDPFSGKDTILDYEKYSKTIDELNAQYNNRIRKGIEIGYTKDSHQQIQDYLIGKDFDVQLLSVHQNGEYDFLQPIVKEKEVQDVMNEYFPLLLKAVENFPTANVLSHFDYGIRLFEVSVEELQEHQSILKKVLQTVIDKNMAFELNTRSMYQYGNVDLYEQMISWYLELGGNSFSLGSDAHSIAYYGFHFDDAIALLEKHGVSTVTVFEQQKPAELSSSQFKDVK
- a CDS encoding MurR/RpiR family transcriptional regulator — protein: MSLEKIINANRSKLSENDLDILGYILANKESVVHIGIHDLSLQSHTSKSTIVRLTQKLGFSGFSEFKYYLKNEKKKEILPEKNNLSLLESDIKETMSLITQTNMHPFCEAISLANRVFIYGTGWGEKKAADDFTRNFMSCNVFIIPIPSVTELNWNIDSFTKNDLVIFISFSGENLELEDNITKLKLHGVPFCSVTPLRQNYLSSQATYKLYYQFTQLKIDNDPDKEYNFFITLNIVIDSLFRFYLDNYF
- a CDS encoding ABC transporter permease encodes the protein MQKKHPWVSNAILFILSFVLVLPLIGTLLNSLFRDFTSIVPKGFTLSFYAELFTGDNQLLPVLLRTVVIAVVPTVILLVLLLLAMYAVQVYFPKLDKYLDILSKIPYGIQGVILAVSILSLYTGGGGILSNRILLLICAYCIIILPYMYQGIKNALLTIEVLPILEAAEILGANKVYAYFRIVVPSMMKGLFATMLLSIGILFGDFVLVNILAGSYYKTMGIYLNEIRGSSGHAASAVSVIMFLVMLGLSFGVNQLNKDTKTKRKSAKQKQAVKAVKIGSSAEKERAKHELYRV
- a CDS encoding alkaline phosphatase family protein; translation: MNKVILIVLDGLNARTAHTNMGFLEHLIENKQCAAYTVKAELPAQSRPLYEVIQTGVPTYLNGIVSNGTVKRSKEASVFQLAKAAGLKTGAASYHWVSELYNKAPFDPLTDRIQLDTEHAIQNGLFYFEDHYPDNHLMADGAYLIREKQTDYTLIHSMNIDDIGHKFGSQSKEYVQAAVTIDAILSNYLMDWLEKGYQVVVTADHGMNEYCTHNGVTDDERKVPLYLFSEQVAAGDYRETVVPQLQMAPLLCHLLGIGKSAAMQELTFI
- a CDS encoding PQQ-dependent sugar dehydrogenase — encoded protein: MKKMKKWLLLVPLVLVACSRVDEMQESSQTEASVSQSEVSSSENAESKTTTEKEFEPASVEVVEAYPNLMFEEPLYYTTTNDQDNTAFVVERTGKIRYFENKMDTKETITFIDLSSKINMEGNEMGLLGLAFHPDFDQNGYFFVNYTSNDGTVIARFEADPETLEVKMETESTVLTFPQPYANHNGGHLAFGPDGYLYIGVGDGGGSGDPEGNAQDLNELYGKLLRIDVDQSNNGQAYGIPADNPFTANTDDYREEIYAYGLRNPWRFSFDTEKDRLWLADVGENTIEEIDWIENGLNYGWNLKEGTNEFNPAGTVNPTELRDPIFEYDHAEGQSITGGYVYPGKENPSLTGSYIYGDFVSGKVWALWKPDEATEGKNVELADTDLMISSFGVTQDGELVIVDFNGKLYTVEEKD
- a CDS encoding ABC transporter ATP-binding protein, which gives rise to MSYIEFKNIQKSYDGENLVLKDLSLSVEEGHLVTLLGPSGCGKSTLLRSLAGFESLDSGTITINGKDITNLPPGKREIGMVFQQYSLFPNMTIEENIAFGLKMQKQAKASIKEKVARMIDIVDLKGKEKKYPKELSGGQKQRVALARAIVNEPKVLLLDEPLSAIDAQLRKSLQKQIRRIQKELNITTIFVTHDQDEAMILSDVVHVMNQGKVEQSGKPTDIYTHPKTHFVASFMGNYNVLAPEQFKQFSGRTNGASIAIRPEVIDSSKMPFEPDEERYALYGKIVDQSTSGNILSYYVDCSGINLRVDELYRSFNLFKVGEDVHLSFEKRNCLEV
- a CDS encoding competence protein ComK, giving the protein MIVDFQKQQALKYFGKGKNVYEKIKHNQSNSLGTHPEKKCRFYEESSSYDFSAQQRLIEPLMIAEQNIQILLDISFEHHCILPDHETFYVMDISRFSASPFNTVVFQLNQAPLKTTEYSHTVMDRYFEYKGIPYDYIRLLGNSIGIKKCCPYVLGEEIFVPEKGALSSDMNTSWYGLHHVLRSEKNTKDGLTYLVCRNHHRLVLPIGKRSYQKQLNRAANLAYIQQLFINRMMHSFDLTVYSTPEKERNVVQQRLQLYATNFPDCFTFQDYFDYLNYFKTHEQLVLILGDGDPYIEEIMDSFKLPPFPFKF